In a genomic window of Corynebacterium lizhenjunii:
- a CDS encoding PTS fructose transporter subunit IIABC has protein sequence MASELITRELVALDVDFGSSVDEVITQLATLVHAAGRATDVAGLAGPAIERETQAGTGVPGGVAIPHCRSEAVSEPTLAFARLSRGVDFSGPDGDAQLVFLIAAPAGGGKAHLKILSKLARALVKQDFLEALRSARSEEELVALVLEVVNAEKPKKATPQPAAAAREKQAPAEGVSASKATRIVAVTACPTGIAHTYMAADALTQTAQARTDVELVVETQGSANNEPVAQATIDAADAVIFATDVGVRDRERFAGKPVIESGVKRAINEPARMLDEAISAASNPHAHKVAGGAESADAPAGATSPATDGSGLGWGKRIQQAIMTGVSYMVPFVAAGGLLLALGFLFGGADMANGWQALSTNYSLSNLPGNTIEVDGTIMEFERSGLMLYLGAVFFAIGQAGMNFIVAVLSGYIAFALAGRPGIAPGFIGGAIAVAVGAGFIGGLVTGLLAGFVAMWIGSWKVPRWLASLMPVVVIPLLTSLVVGLSTYLLLGAPLAAIMEGLQNWLSSLSGSSAVLLGIILGLMMCFDLGGPVNKAAYLFATAGLSTGDEASMKIMAAVMAAGMVPPIALSLATLLRKSLFTPAEQENGKSAWLLGLSFVSEGAMPFAAADPLRVIPSMMAGGAVTGAVSMALGVGSHAPHGGIFVFFAINPAWGFVVSILAGVAVSALAVIALKQFWPNQVAEASAAKAAAAEAPAQDARAARSAV, from the coding sequence ATGGCATCCGAACTCATAACCCGTGAGTTGGTCGCCCTCGACGTGGACTTTGGCTCCAGCGTCGATGAGGTCATCACGCAACTAGCCACCCTGGTCCACGCTGCGGGGCGAGCCACTGACGTTGCCGGCCTGGCCGGCCCCGCCATCGAGCGCGAAACCCAGGCGGGAACCGGTGTCCCCGGCGGCGTCGCCATTCCACACTGCCGCTCCGAGGCCGTGAGTGAGCCCACGCTCGCTTTCGCACGTCTGTCGCGCGGCGTGGATTTTTCCGGCCCGGATGGCGACGCCCAGCTGGTCTTCCTCATCGCCGCCCCTGCAGGTGGGGGCAAAGCGCACCTGAAGATCCTCTCCAAGCTCGCCCGCGCCCTAGTCAAGCAGGATTTCCTGGAGGCCTTACGCAGCGCGCGTAGCGAAGAGGAGCTGGTAGCCCTGGTTCTCGAGGTGGTTAATGCTGAAAAGCCGAAGAAGGCCACCCCGCAACCGGCAGCTGCGGCACGGGAGAAGCAAGCCCCAGCGGAGGGGGTATCGGCAAGCAAGGCAACCCGCATTGTCGCCGTGACGGCCTGCCCCACCGGCATCGCGCACACCTACATGGCCGCCGACGCGCTGACCCAGACCGCCCAAGCCCGCACCGACGTGGAGCTAGTGGTAGAAACCCAGGGTTCGGCCAACAACGAGCCGGTGGCGCAAGCCACCATCGATGCTGCTGATGCCGTCATCTTCGCCACCGATGTCGGAGTGCGCGACCGCGAGCGCTTCGCAGGCAAGCCCGTTATCGAATCCGGGGTCAAGCGCGCCATCAACGAACCCGCGCGCATGCTCGATGAGGCGATCAGCGCCGCCAGCAATCCCCACGCCCACAAGGTTGCCGGTGGGGCCGAGTCTGCCGATGCCCCCGCGGGCGCCACCTCCCCCGCTACCGACGGTTCCGGCCTGGGCTGGGGCAAGCGGATCCAGCAGGCCATCATGACTGGCGTGTCCTACATGGTGCCCTTCGTTGCCGCAGGCGGTCTGCTGCTCGCACTCGGCTTCCTCTTCGGCGGCGCCGACATGGCCAACGGCTGGCAGGCGCTGTCCACGAATTATTCGCTAAGCAACCTCCCTGGCAACACCATTGAGGTTGATGGGACCATCATGGAGTTTGAGCGCTCCGGGCTCATGCTCTACCTGGGCGCGGTGTTTTTCGCCATCGGCCAAGCCGGCATGAACTTCATCGTGGCGGTGCTCTCCGGCTACATCGCGTTTGCGCTAGCTGGCCGGCCGGGCATTGCTCCGGGCTTTATCGGAGGGGCCATCGCCGTGGCTGTCGGAGCTGGATTCATCGGCGGCTTGGTCACGGGTCTGTTGGCCGGTTTTGTGGCCATGTGGATTGGTAGCTGGAAGGTACCTCGCTGGCTGGCGTCCCTGATGCCAGTGGTGGTTATTCCTCTGCTCACCTCGCTAGTAGTGGGCTTGTCTACCTACCTGCTACTGGGCGCACCGCTAGCGGCGATTATGGAAGGCCTGCAGAATTGGCTGTCCTCGCTGTCTGGTTCCTCTGCGGTGCTGTTGGGAATCATCCTTGGGCTGATGATGTGCTTCGACCTGGGAGGCCCCGTCAATAAGGCCGCGTACCTCTTTGCCACCGCAGGGTTGTCCACAGGCGATGAGGCTTCGATGAAGATCATGGCTGCCGTGATGGCCGCCGGCATGGTGCCGCCCATCGCACTGTCCCTGGCCACGCTGTTGCGCAAAAGCTTGTTTACCCCCGCGGAGCAGGAAAACGGCAAGTCTGCCTGGCTGCTGGGCCTGTCCTTCGTCTCTGAAGGCGCCATGCCTTTTGCGGCAGCTGACCCGCTGCGCGTCATCCCCTCCATGATGGCCGGCGGCGCCGTCACCGGCGCAGTGTCCATGGCCCTAGGTGTAGGCTCGCATGCCCCGCACGGCGGTATCTTCGTCTTCTTTGCCATCAATCCGGCATGGGGCTTTGTAGTTTCCATCCTCGCTGGCGTGGCCGTTTCCGCACTGGCAGTGATTGCCCTGAAGCAGTTCTGGCCCAACCAGGTTGCGGAAGCGTCCGCGGCTAAGGCCGCTGCCGCTGAGGCTCCTGCACAGGATGCGCGCGCCGCTCGAAGCGCTGTGTAG
- a CDS encoding HPr family phosphocarrier protein has translation MASKTVKVGSSVGLHARPASIIADAAGEFDEDIILTLVGGDDDDETDAASSLMIMALGAEQGDEVTVTSENAEAVEKIAALIEQDLDA, from the coding sequence ATGGCATCCAAGACTGTTAAGGTCGGTTCCTCCGTTGGCTTGCACGCCCGCCCCGCATCCATCATTGCTGATGCCGCCGGCGAGTTTGACGAGGACATCATCCTGACCCTGGTGGGTGGCGATGATGACGATGAGACCGACGCTGCCTCCTCCCTGATGATCATGGCGCTCGGCGCCGAGCAGGGCGACGAGGTCACCGTCACCTCCGAAAACGCCGAAGCAGTTGAGAAGATCGCCGCTCTGATCGAGCAGGACCTCGACGCTTAA
- a CDS encoding uracil-xanthine permease family protein — protein MNNVIGWTVHGDGKKIAPGAVVAPEERLSWGRTIGIGMQHVVAMFGATLLVPTLTGFPVNTTLLFSGVGTILFLLITRNRLPSYLGSSFAFIAPLSASQQYGIGAQAGSILVTGLVLVAIGFVVKAAGRSVLDAVMPPAVTGAIVALIGLNLAPTAAQNFQSQPLVATVTLVVIIVATVGGRGMVARLGILIGVIIGWVFAAVTGNLGEGAAESIAAAKWIGLPQFHSPEFHISAIAVALPVLVVLIAENVGHVKAVSEMTKRDLDDLAGDALIADGLATSLAGGFGGSGTTTYAENIGVMAATRVYSTAAYWVAALTAIALAFIPKFGALIFTIPSGVLGGATMVLYGLIGMLGVRIWIDNRVNFNNPVNLTCAAVALVAGIGNLTLSIGSVALEGIAWGSVGVIVVYPLAKWLYDTIGEGRGAQY, from the coding sequence GTGAATAATGTGATTGGCTGGACCGTCCACGGTGACGGCAAGAAGATTGCCCCAGGTGCCGTGGTAGCTCCTGAGGAAAGACTGAGTTGGGGCCGCACCATCGGCATCGGTATGCAGCACGTGGTGGCCATGTTCGGCGCCACGTTGTTGGTCCCCACACTCACCGGCTTCCCGGTAAACACCACGTTGCTTTTTTCTGGCGTGGGCACCATCTTGTTCCTGCTGATTACCCGCAATCGCCTGCCGTCCTACCTGGGTTCGTCCTTTGCCTTTATTGCGCCGTTGAGCGCCTCCCAGCAGTATGGTATTGGTGCGCAGGCAGGTTCTATCCTGGTCACCGGTCTGGTGCTAGTCGCAATCGGTTTTGTGGTTAAGGCCGCTGGCCGCAGTGTCCTCGACGCGGTTATGCCGCCTGCGGTCACCGGAGCCATTGTGGCCCTAATCGGGTTGAATTTGGCGCCTACCGCGGCGCAGAATTTTCAGTCTCAGCCGTTAGTCGCCACGGTGACTCTGGTCGTCATCATCGTCGCTACGGTGGGCGGGCGCGGTATGGTGGCTCGCCTCGGAATCCTTATCGGCGTCATCATCGGATGGGTCTTTGCTGCGGTAACCGGAAATCTGGGAGAGGGCGCAGCAGAGTCCATCGCTGCGGCTAAGTGGATTGGCCTGCCGCAATTCCATTCGCCGGAGTTCCATATCTCTGCCATCGCGGTGGCTTTACCGGTGCTGGTGGTGCTCATCGCCGAAAACGTGGGTCACGTCAAAGCAGTCTCGGAGATGACGAAGCGCGACCTTGATGATTTAGCGGGTGATGCCCTCATTGCCGATGGCCTGGCCACCTCCCTTGCCGGCGGGTTCGGCGGTTCGGGTACCACAACGTACGCCGAAAACATCGGTGTGATGGCCGCAACAAGGGTCTACTCGACGGCCGCCTATTGGGTGGCGGCGCTTACTGCCATTGCTCTGGCCTTCATCCCCAAGTTTGGTGCTTTGATCTTTACTATTCCCAGCGGGGTGCTGGGCGGGGCCACGATGGTCCTCTACGGGCTCATTGGCATGCTGGGCGTGCGCATTTGGATCGATAACCGAGTGAACTTCAACAACCCGGTAAACCTGACTTGCGCTGCCGTTGCCCTTGTCGCGGGTATTGGCAACCTTACCCTGTCCATCGGCAGTGTTGCCCTGGAGGGAATTGCCTGGGGGTCTGTCGGCGTAATCGTTGTCTATCCGTTGGCCAAGTGGCTCTACGACACCATCGGGGAGGGTCGCGGCGCGCAATACTAG
- the hflX gene encoding GTPase HflX, with protein sequence MQDNTNGIASDSTDYETQALRSGPAVGSAHNTESAHNTESAHDAGTAAGLTTGELDLAERNSFRRVSRATTIRAEDTTDGYEVEYRKLRLEQVILVGVWTEGTAAEVEAAMDELAALTETAGAEVVEALYQKRDKPDPGTYIGSGKVQELREIVEATGADTVVCDGELNPGQLSALERALNTKVIDRTMLILDIFAQHAKSKEGKAQVSLAQLEYLYTHTRGWGGNLSRQAGGRAGSNGGVGLRGPGETKIETDRRRIRTEMARLRKELKGMKTAREVKRAKRGASAIPQIAIAGYTNAGKSSLINAMTGAGVLVEDALFATLDPTTRRAELADGRHVVFTDTVGFVRHLPTQLVEAFKSTLEEVLGADLMLHVVDGSDPFPLKQIEAVNQVIYDIVQESGQQAPPEIVVINKIDQADPLVLAQVRHVLDRDNVVFVSAHTGEGIDELTARVELFLNSRDEHVQLLVPFTRGDVVARVHAQATVRSEEYTVEGTALDVRLPAALARELEQFIVEPAAMEHNNAL encoded by the coding sequence ATGCAAGACAACACAAACGGCATCGCCAGCGACAGCACTGACTATGAAACCCAGGCTCTCCGAAGCGGTCCTGCAGTAGGGTCGGCTCACAACACTGAGTCGGCTCACAATACTGAGTCGGCCCATGACGCAGGAACAGCGGCCGGGCTTACCACCGGCGAGCTGGACCTGGCGGAGCGCAATTCATTCCGCCGGGTTAGCCGCGCAACTACTATTCGCGCAGAAGACACCACTGACGGCTACGAAGTCGAATACCGCAAGCTGCGGCTGGAGCAGGTGATTCTGGTTGGCGTGTGGACCGAAGGCACCGCAGCCGAGGTAGAGGCCGCTATGGATGAACTCGCGGCGCTGACGGAGACCGCCGGGGCGGAAGTGGTAGAGGCGCTGTATCAAAAGCGCGACAAGCCTGACCCGGGCACTTATATTGGCTCCGGCAAAGTTCAGGAGCTGCGGGAGATTGTTGAGGCCACTGGAGCCGATACCGTGGTGTGCGACGGTGAGCTTAATCCTGGTCAGCTCTCAGCCCTGGAGCGCGCCCTGAACACCAAGGTTATCGACCGTACGATGTTGATCCTGGATATCTTCGCCCAACACGCGAAGTCCAAAGAGGGCAAGGCTCAGGTGTCCTTGGCGCAGCTGGAATACCTCTATACCCACACCCGTGGGTGGGGTGGAAATCTCTCACGTCAGGCCGGTGGCCGGGCAGGGTCGAATGGCGGTGTTGGACTTCGTGGTCCGGGTGAGACGAAGATTGAGACGGACCGTCGGCGTATCCGCACGGAGATGGCGCGTCTGCGTAAAGAGCTCAAGGGAATGAAGACCGCGCGCGAGGTTAAACGCGCCAAGCGTGGTGCCTCCGCTATCCCGCAGATCGCAATTGCTGGCTATACCAATGCCGGTAAGTCGTCGTTGATTAACGCGATGACTGGCGCGGGAGTGCTCGTGGAGGACGCATTGTTTGCCACCCTGGATCCCACCACTCGCCGCGCCGAGCTTGCCGATGGCCGCCATGTCGTCTTCACTGATACCGTGGGCTTTGTGCGCCATTTGCCCACCCAGCTGGTGGAAGCTTTTAAGTCCACGTTGGAAGAGGTCCTTGGTGCTGACTTGATGCTCCATGTTGTCGATGGCTCGGATCCGTTCCCACTGAAGCAAATTGAGGCGGTCAACCAGGTTATCTACGACATAGTGCAAGAAAGCGGCCAGCAGGCGCCGCCGGAGATCGTCGTGATCAACAAGATCGATCAGGCGGACCCGCTGGTATTGGCGCAGGTTCGCCACGTGTTGGATCGAGACAACGTGGTGTTCGTCTCCGCGCACACGGGCGAGGGCATCGATGAGCTTACAGCTCGGGTGGAGCTCTTCCTCAACTCTCGCGATGAACACGTACAACTGCTAGTTCCGTTTACCCGCGGCGATGTGGTTGCTCGTGTGCACGCCCAAGCAACCGTGCGCTCCGAGGAATACACGGTAGAAGGTACAGCTTTAGACGTTAGGCTTCCTGCCGCCTTGGCGCGCGAGCTAGAGCAGTTCATTGTCGAACCTGCAGCAATGGAGCATAATAATGCCCTGTGA
- the dapF gene encoding diaminopimelate epimerase gives MTLPQCEFAKGHGTENDFVIVQDFDAARPWTPQEVAAVCDRRAGIGGDGLLRVVRAGALVEAGELAELAEGIDPGDWFMDYRNADGSVAEMCGNGTRVFAHWVYSRGLVDAPEFVVGTRAGAKRVVVSEADERQAQVTVEMGPAEVLGVSSATMGQRTFAGLGVDVGNPHLAAVIPGLDAQALQEWQLCAPEWDKQFFPQGVNVEVVTPLVDGQVHMRVYERGVGETRSCGTGTVAAATAALADAAASHPELAASPMGTVTVHVPGGTVEVDVYEGGTRLSGPSRIIATGVLL, from the coding sequence ATGACTTTGCCTCAGTGTGAATTTGCTAAAGGTCACGGCACGGAGAATGACTTTGTGATCGTGCAAGACTTTGATGCCGCCCGGCCGTGGACCCCGCAGGAGGTAGCTGCCGTGTGCGACCGCCGGGCTGGCATTGGCGGGGACGGCTTGTTACGGGTGGTGCGCGCAGGTGCCCTGGTGGAGGCCGGCGAGTTGGCTGAGCTGGCGGAGGGCATTGACCCGGGCGATTGGTTTATGGATTACCGCAACGCTGATGGCTCCGTGGCGGAGATGTGCGGTAATGGTACCCGTGTCTTTGCCCACTGGGTCTATTCCCGCGGCCTGGTGGACGCCCCGGAGTTTGTGGTGGGTACCCGTGCTGGGGCCAAACGCGTAGTGGTTAGCGAAGCTGATGAGCGTCAAGCCCAGGTCACGGTGGAGATGGGCCCGGCTGAGGTGCTGGGGGTCTCGAGTGCCACCATGGGCCAGCGCACCTTTGCCGGCCTGGGGGTGGATGTGGGTAATCCACATTTGGCAGCGGTGATTCCGGGGCTCGACGCGCAGGCGCTGCAGGAATGGCAGCTGTGTGCCCCGGAGTGGGATAAGCAGTTCTTTCCCCAGGGAGTCAACGTGGAGGTGGTCACGCCGTTGGTTGATGGCCAGGTCCACATGCGGGTTTATGAGCGTGGGGTGGGCGAGACTCGCTCGTGCGGTACCGGGACTGTCGCGGCCGCTACTGCCGCGCTTGCCGATGCCGCCGCGTCCCACCCCGAGCTTGCCGCTTCCCCCATGGGCACCGTGACCGTGCATGTTCCTGGTGGCACGGTGGAGGTTGATGTCTATGAGGGAGGCACGCGGTTGAGTGGGCCGTCGCGCATAATTGCCACTGGTGTGCTGCTCTAG
- the miaA gene encoding tRNA (adenosine(37)-N6)-dimethylallyltransferase MiaA, translating to MSATNGVAGAELVIPEPLRPIAIVGPTASGKSALSLALAHAWDGEVVNVDSMQLYRGMDIGTAKLPLEQREGIAHHQLDVWEVTQTASVARYQRDAVADVEEILARGKRPILVGGSMLYVQALVDDWQFPPTDPQVRARWEQRRLDIGIDALHAELAAVDPAAAAIIEDKDPRRTVRALEVIELTGRPFQASQPPKNARPRWNAHILGLRTTPEWLNPRIEQRTHAMFEQGLVEEVQQLRQQGLVEDSTAGRAIGYAQVFQAERGALSWAQVQERTVFATRRYVRRQRSWFNRDPRIDWLDASADTFAQAQAVLKQAAQ from the coding sequence ATGTCTGCAACTAATGGCGTCGCTGGAGCGGAACTAGTGATCCCGGAACCCCTGCGGCCGATTGCCATTGTGGGACCGACGGCATCGGGAAAGTCTGCCTTGAGCCTGGCGCTTGCGCATGCCTGGGATGGGGAGGTGGTCAATGTGGATTCTATGCAGCTGTACCGGGGCATGGACATTGGCACGGCCAAGCTGCCCCTGGAGCAGCGGGAGGGTATTGCACACCACCAGCTGGATGTGTGGGAAGTGACGCAGACCGCTTCGGTGGCGCGCTATCAGCGTGACGCCGTGGCGGATGTGGAAGAAATCCTTGCCCGCGGCAAGCGCCCGATTTTGGTGGGCGGGTCCATGTTGTATGTGCAGGCGCTAGTGGACGATTGGCAGTTTCCGCCCACCGACCCGCAGGTGCGTGCGCGCTGGGAGCAGCGGCGACTAGACATTGGCATAGATGCCCTGCATGCGGAATTGGCGGCCGTTGATCCGGCGGCGGCGGCCATTATTGAGGATAAGGATCCGCGTCGCACGGTGCGCGCCCTGGAGGTCATTGAGCTGACTGGGCGCCCCTTCCAGGCCAGTCAGCCTCCAAAAAATGCTCGTCCACGCTGGAATGCCCATATTCTGGGCTTGCGCACCACACCAGAGTGGTTGAATCCGCGCATTGAGCAGCGCACCCATGCCATGTTTGAGCAGGGTTTGGTCGAAGAGGTCCAGCAGTTGCGCCAGCAGGGCTTGGTGGAGGATTCGACCGCAGGGCGCGCGATTGGATATGCGCAGGTCTTTCAAGCCGAGCGCGGCGCGTTGAGTTGGGCGCAGGTCCAAGAGCGCACGGTGTTTGCTACACGGCGTTATGTGCGCCGCCAGCGGTCGTGGTTCAACCGGGATCCACGCATTGACTGGCTAGATGCCAGCGCAGATACCTTCGCCCAAGCGCAGGCGGTGCTCAAACAGGCAGCGCAGTAG
- a CDS encoding DUF349 domain-containing protein encodes MTATSPAQMPKPGPRPGPRPGTAAKPSTSQAVSQAAQHPEKFGRVGADGTVYRFTPNGELIIGQWQAGTPEEGLAHYAQRFADLATEVELLETRLQSHPEDAEAINASAHTLRESLPEAAVIGDVAALDSRLSTVIDNSAAAGEKAAQDKQRRRAEAIARKEALAAEAEELASNSTEWKEAGDRIRDILEEWKLIRGIDRKTDDGLWKRYSRARDSFNRRRGSHFADLDRARAAARKKKEELVERAEALKDSTDWNETARAFRDLMGEWKAAGRAPREIDDKLWAAFRGAQDYFFNNRNAVNVERDKEFAANAAAKDALLDEYGPQIDPESSLPRAKAKLLELQEKWEEIGFVPRNQVREYEDKIAALERRVSDAEEAQWRRSDPEAQARVAQFQAKADGFHAQAEEAAAAGKDAKAELLRQQAAQWQEWADAAQGAVDNA; translated from the coding sequence ATGACCGCAACCTCACCCGCACAGATGCCCAAGCCTGGCCCTCGTCCGGGTCCTCGGCCTGGTACGGCGGCGAAGCCCAGCACTTCACAGGCTGTTTCTCAGGCGGCACAGCACCCGGAGAAGTTCGGCCGTGTGGGCGCGGACGGCACCGTCTACCGCTTCACCCCAAACGGTGAGCTGATTATCGGCCAATGGCAGGCTGGCACCCCAGAGGAGGGCTTGGCGCACTACGCACAGCGGTTCGCAGACTTAGCCACCGAGGTTGAACTGCTGGAAACGCGCCTGCAGTCCCACCCTGAAGACGCAGAAGCTATCAACGCCTCCGCCCACACCCTCCGGGAGTCCCTGCCGGAGGCGGCAGTTATTGGCGATGTAGCGGCGCTCGATTCCCGCCTAAGTACCGTGATTGATAACTCGGCCGCAGCTGGTGAGAAGGCTGCCCAGGACAAGCAGCGCCGCCGCGCGGAGGCCATCGCACGCAAGGAGGCCCTTGCTGCTGAGGCCGAGGAACTGGCGTCGAACTCCACTGAGTGGAAGGAAGCCGGGGACCGCATCCGGGACATCCTGGAGGAGTGGAAGCTGATCCGCGGCATCGACCGCAAGACCGACGATGGCCTGTGGAAGCGCTACTCCCGGGCCCGCGACAGCTTCAACCGCCGCCGCGGCTCCCACTTTGCGGACCTGGACCGCGCCCGGGCGGCGGCTCGCAAGAAGAAGGAAGAGCTAGTGGAGCGTGCAGAGGCCCTCAAGGATTCCACGGACTGGAATGAGACGGCCCGCGCCTTCCGTGACTTGATGGGCGAGTGGAAAGCCGCCGGTCGCGCCCCGCGGGAGATAGACGATAAGCTATGGGCCGCCTTCCGGGGCGCGCAAGACTACTTCTTCAACAACCGCAACGCTGTCAACGTTGAGCGCGATAAGGAATTTGCCGCCAACGCTGCCGCCAAAGACGCGCTACTAGACGAATATGGCCCGCAGATTGACCCAGAGTCTTCCCTGCCGCGCGCCAAAGCCAAGTTGCTGGAGCTACAGGAAAAGTGGGAAGAAATTGGGTTTGTCCCCCGCAACCAAGTCCGCGAGTACGAAGACAAGATTGCTGCCTTGGAGCGCCGTGTGAGCGATGCTGAGGAAGCCCAGTGGCGCCGCAGTGACCCGGAGGCGCAAGCCCGCGTAGCCCAGTTCCAGGCGAAGGCAGATGGATTCCACGCCCAGGCTGAAGAGGCCGCTGCTGCTGGCAAGGATGCGAAGGCGGAGCTGTTGCGCCAGCAGGCCGCCCAGTGGCAGGAGTGGGCAGACGCCGCGCAGGGTGCGGTTGATAACGCTTAA
- a CDS encoding GNAT family acetyltransferase: MSSAPFYLARVATPPAGLRTAEVMPGDAVLAFTLCANVAAQDATGDPASSVSAAHVLTRLKGSPESRALLFAVSAASFGPQLADAAGYPLLPSYYLTAEDSGAVAPPDYCGFIHLTVPLLEERDAIEVECVLGLGYQPLPGQSFTPDEQAVAEWMVDTALDLARKLGRQRVQVGLLHAPGVELNADPFAQLYRSRGFQLKHREEHMVMPMPTPPPAALLSPRYRVEVWRDYAGLVGRDSDSPLLDQVLCLLEVASADADNGQLTVEIPRWTRERLDRARRQLADRRAHTILAAIIDHHPKSTPGGSERVASLAELSFQADGDPEVAEWTLTVTARDYRRRGLAWAAQLAALNQAADFQARLRRIYTTLSPADTAMTTLAQRLGAHTLCTATAWETTLPPAPEDTELTQHL; the protein is encoded by the coding sequence GTGAGTTCTGCCCCGTTCTACCTGGCGCGGGTGGCCACTCCTCCTGCAGGGTTGCGTACCGCTGAGGTTATGCCCGGTGATGCCGTGCTGGCTTTTACGCTGTGCGCTAACGTGGCGGCCCAGGACGCCACGGGGGATCCGGCCTCTTCGGTTTCTGCTGCCCACGTGCTCACCCGGCTCAAGGGCTCCCCTGAGTCACGGGCGTTGCTCTTTGCGGTTTCTGCAGCGTCCTTTGGACCTCAGCTTGCCGATGCCGCCGGCTACCCCCTCCTGCCCTCCTACTACCTTACTGCCGAGGATTCCGGCGCCGTAGCGCCCCCTGATTATTGCGGGTTTATTCATCTGACTGTGCCGCTACTGGAAGAGCGTGATGCCATCGAGGTCGAATGCGTCTTAGGCTTGGGCTACCAACCATTGCCGGGACAATCCTTTACGCCCGACGAGCAGGCGGTGGCGGAGTGGATGGTTGATACCGCCCTTGACTTGGCGCGCAAGCTCGGCCGTCAGAGGGTGCAGGTGGGGCTGCTGCATGCACCGGGCGTCGAGCTAAATGCCGATCCCTTTGCGCAGCTTTACCGTAGTCGCGGCTTTCAGCTTAAGCACCGCGAAGAGCACATGGTTATGCCCATGCCTACTCCGCCGCCAGCTGCGCTGCTCAGTCCGCGCTATCGCGTGGAGGTCTGGCGGGACTATGCCGGTTTGGTGGGGCGAGATTCGGATTCCCCATTGCTTGATCAGGTCCTCTGCCTGCTCGAAGTCGCCAGCGCGGATGCGGATAATGGTCAGCTGACCGTGGAGATTCCCCGGTGGACTCGCGAACGCTTGGACCGCGCCCGCCGGCAACTTGCCGACCGCCGCGCGCATACTATTCTGGCCGCCATCATTGACCACCACCCTAAAAGTACCCCAGGTGGCAGCGAGCGCGTTGCCTCCCTGGCCGAGCTGTCCTTCCAGGCCGATGGTGATCCGGAAGTCGCGGAGTGGACCTTGACCGTCACAGCTCGTGACTATCGCCGCAGGGGTCTGGCGTGGGCCGCCCAGCTGGCAGCGCTCAACCAGGCCGCCGATTTTCAGGCGCGACTGCGCCGAATCTACACCACGCTCTCCCCCGCCGATACCGCCATGACGACCCTAGCCCAGCGTCTGGGTGCCCACACCCTATGCACCGCAACCGCGTGGGAGACAACTTTGCCACCAGCCCCCGAAGACACCGAGCTTACCCAGCACCTCTAG
- a CDS encoding HNH endonuclease signature motif containing protein, whose protein sequence is MHNPGRYPTDADIRVRASNGAILTGKDLLERLCLDYGFIAALSREHGPLDLYRYSRSANSKQRLLLLAEGAECSWIGCHLPFDKCQIHHIHPWNQGGQTNMSNLTPLCPHHNGANEDHPPDGIPITRGRMVRMGTGVGWQAPGGGPPIQTRPVPAPPSATPTNSPPQAHHHRKPTARQHHHRKANR, encoded by the coding sequence ATGCACAACCCCGGCCGGTATCCCACCGATGCCGATATTCGCGTCCGTGCCTCCAACGGCGCCATCCTCACCGGTAAAGACCTCCTGGAACGGTTGTGTCTGGACTATGGGTTTATCGCAGCGCTATCGCGTGAGCATGGCCCTCTGGATTTGTACCGTTATTCGCGTAGCGCTAACTCTAAGCAACGCCTATTGCTACTCGCCGAAGGAGCAGAATGCTCCTGGATAGGCTGTCACTTGCCGTTTGATAAGTGCCAAATCCACCACATCCACCCCTGGAACCAGGGTGGCCAGACCAACATGTCAAACCTCACCCCACTGTGTCCGCACCATAACGGTGCCAACGAAGACCACCCACCAGACGGCATCCCAATAACCCGAGGCCGGATGGTACGCATGGGTACCGGGGTTGGGTGGCAAGCACCCGGTGGCGGCCCACCGATACAAACCCGGCCGGTGCCCGCACCACCATCAGCCACACCCACCAACTCCCCACCGCAAGCCCACCACCACCGGAAGCCCACCGCCAGGCAACACCACCACCGGAAAGCTAACCGCTAG